The sequence below is a genomic window from Lentimicrobium saccharophilum.
CGATAAGCATGAGATCTCGGCAACTACATCCAAAGTAATCGGAGGCGGCTTACTGGCTACCTATATCGTTTTTGGCGGTGTGGTCATAAGTATCCTCTATGCCGAAGTGGCAAAGTGGTTTAAGTAATTATCTCCTTTAAGAAAGGATGAACTATGGCAAGAAAAGTTCCCGAAATTAATGCCGGGTCAATGGCGGATATCTCCTTCCTCCTGCTGATCTTCTTCCTGGTTACCACAACCATGGATGTGGACTCAGGTATCGTCAGGAGATTACCTCCTCCCCCGGATCCCACGGCCGAAACTCCGGATGTTAAAGAGCGCAATGTTTTTAATGTGCTGGTCAATAAAAGCGACCGTCTGTTTGTAGAAAGCAGATGGGGCGACATCAGCACCCTGCGCGCAGAAGCAAAAGAGTTCCTGGCAAATCCCGGTAACCGTGAAGACCTTCCTGAGAAAAAACTTGAGACCATTCCCTTCCTGGGTGAATACCCGGTTTCGAAAGGCATCATCTCGCTTAAAAATGACAGGGGCACCTCGTATGATATGTACATTCAGGTACAAAACGAGTTGACCGCGGCAGTGAATGAACTCAGGGACGAACTCTCAAGACAAAAATTCGGGGTTAAATTTTCTGAATTAAGTCAGGAATATACTGACGCCATTCAGAAAGCCATCCCGATGTCAATTTCTGAAGCTGAACCTGAAGATATAGGAGGGACAAAGTAATATGGCACGGTTTAAGAAAGAAAAGTCAGGTGATTTACCTGCAATCAGCACTGCTTCGATGCCAGACATCATTTTTATGCTGCTATTCTTCTTCATGGTAACCACAACCATGCGTGAAGTTACCCTGAAGGTACGCAACACAATGCCTGAGGCCACCGAAGTTCAGAAACTGGAGAAAAAAGCACTGGTAAGTTTTATTTACATTGGTCCTCCTTATCAATCGAATCTCTACGGAACGGAATCGCGTATTCAGCTGAACGACAGTTTCCGCACCGTGGCCGACATCGCTGAATTCATATATACTGAAAGGGAAGCCCGTGTTGAAGCCGACCGTCCGCTGCTGACAACTTCACTTAAAGTTGACAGAGAGGTGAAAATGGGCGTTGTTACTGATGTTAAACAGGAACTTCGTAAAGTCGGCGCCTTTAAAATCAACTACTCTACCCGTAAAAAAGCGGCTAAATCACAAGATTAATTTTCATAGTTAATGATTCAAAAAGGGCGGTTCTTTGCAGAGCCGCCTTTTTTTTTGCAGAAAACCTTGCAGCCGGAAACCTATAAATTATAAACCTGCTTTAACACAGGGATTTCCACTTTGTCGAACCCTGCATCGTGAAGGTGTGACCGGTAGGCAGTTGTTGCATCCGCATCTCCATGAACCAGAAATGTCTTTTTAATCTTTTCCTTCGACTGACATCCCAGATAACTGATCATCTCCTGGTAATCACCATGGCCGCTGAATGCTTCGATCCGCTCAATCTTTGCCCTGACCTGGTGAATCACCCCGAAAATAGATACTTCAGGATCTCCCCTCAGAATCCGCGCCCCAAGGGTTGACGGGCTGCAGTAACCGACAGCCAGCACGGTGTTCTTCGGATTGCTCAGGTTATTGGCAAGGTGGTGCTTGATCCGTCCGGCTTCCATCATACCCGATGCAGAAATGATCACGCAGGGTTCATTCAGTGTATTCAGCTTTTTGGAGTCATCCGCACTCTTAATGTATTGCAGCGAACTGAAGCCGAAAGGATCCGGATCATTTTCCATTACTTCCTGTACGTCGCGGTTGAGGGTGTCTGTGTGCAGACGGAAGATATCGGTAGCATTGACCGCCAGCGGACTATCTACATAGATTTTCACTCTTGGCAGCTTTCCCTCATTGAAATAGTTATTCAGGGTATAAACTAACTCCTGGGTACGGCCAATGGCAAATGAAGGGATAATCAGCTTCCCCTTTTTGTCAGCACAGGTTTCGGTAACCACGCGCAGAAGTTCAGCTTCAGCATCCTGCCTCGCCGGATGCAGGCGGTCGCCATAGGTAGCTTCAGTAATAAGGTAATCACACTGCGGAAAAGCATCGGGTGGACGCAGGATGCGGTTTTCAGGCCTGCCGATGTCGCCGGTGTAGGCTATCCGGACAAAATCGCCCTTGTCACGTATTTCAATGCTGATAACCCCGCTGCCCAGCATATGGCCGGTATTGGTGAATTTCACCCTGATATCGTTGTCGATGTTGAACTTACGGTTGTAAGGAACCCCGATAAACAACTCCATACATTTGCGGGCATCGTCGAGGGTATACAGCGGTTCAACAGGCTTCAGTCCCTGACGGGCCCTCTTCTTGTTGAAATAGTAGTTATCGTTCTCCTGAATGTGCCCGCTGTCGGGAAGCATGATTGAGCATAAATCGCGGGTGGCATTGGTACACACTACCGACCCCCTGAAACCGTGACGGTACATATACGGGATCAATCCCGAATGGTCGATGTGGGCGTGCGACAGAATGATGTGGTCGACTTCCGCCGGATCCACACCCAGATCGCGGTTCATGGCATCGGTTTCAAGCCCCTTTCCCTGATATACCCCGCAGTCGAGCAGGATTTTTTTTCCTGCTTCTGTGGTAATAAGGTGCCGGCTTCCGGTTACCTCCCTGGCAGCGCCTAAAAATTGAAGTTTCATAATTGAGTGCTATGAGATGAATAAATCAGTGTTGGCTATTATGAATTTCAAATGTAGCCAAAATATGACACTTCAAACCCAATCCCGGAGAGAACAATTACAATAGGACCGAAAAAAATGACAGCCTGAATTCGACATTAAATTAATACATTTGATGTCCGAACTTCTTACCAGACTAACTATGGTTCTGAATTACATCTGGGTAGCTTTTTTTATCATCGCTTTTATAGTAGGGCTGTTCCGGCTGATTTTCATGGGAGATGTGTCTATTTTCCCGGAAATGATGAACAGCACTTTTGAGATGGCCAAAACCGGATTTGAGATTTCGCTGGGGCTTACCGGGGTGATGACCCTGTGGATGGGACTGATGAAGGTGGGTGAATCGGGCGGTATTGTCAACCTGATGTCAAAAGCCGTCGGGCCGCTCTTCAGCCGGCTGTTCCCCGAAATCCCCAAAGGCCACCCGGCCAGCGGATCCATTATGATGAATATCGCCGCCAATCTGCTGGGGCTCGACAATGCCGCAACACCGCTGGGATTAAAAGCCATGACCCAGTTGCAGGAGCTGAACAAGGACAAGGATACGGCAAGCAATGCCATGATCATGTTCCTGGTGCTGAATGCATCGGGACTAACACTTATCCCCGTGAGCATTATGGTTTACCGGGCACAGCTGGGGGCCGCCGACCCCTCCGATGTGTTTATTCCCATCCTGCTGGCGACCTTCTGCTCCACACTTACCGGAATTGTCGCGGTATCGGCATTTCAGAAAATAAACCTGTTCAACAGGGTGATCCTCGCTTACCTGGGAGGATTTACGCTGCTGATCGCGTCCATTATCTGGTACTTCAGCACCATCTCTCAGGAACAGGTAACGGTGATTTCCTCCGTAGCCGGAAATCTTATCCTTTTCGGGATCATTTTCTCATTCATTACCCTGGGGCTGGTCAAACGGATCAACGTTTATGAGTCGTTTATCGAAGGGGCAAAAGAAGGTTTCAGCATCAGCATCCGGATCATTCCCTACCTGGTTGCCATACTGGTAGCCGTAGGCGTTTTCAGGACCTGCGGTGCCATGGACTTTCTGGTACAGGGGATAGGAAGTGGTTTTGCCGCCCTGGGCATGAACACTGACTTTGTGGATGCCCTGCCCACCGCCTTTATGAAACCGCTCAGTGGCTCAGGTGCAAGAGGCATGATGGTGGATACCATGAAACAATATGGCGCGGATTCATTTGCAGGAAGGTTATCCTGTGTCTTTCAGGGCGCCGCCGATACCACCTTTTATATTGTTGCCGTCTATTTCGGATCCGTTGGCATTAAAAAGACCCGCTACGCCATCACCGCCGGACTGCTGGCCGACCTGGCAGGAGTAATAGCCGCCATTTTTGTAGCGTACTTGTTTTTTCACTGATCTGCAGCCCAAGATCTGAAGTGATTATATCCTTACAAGTATACTTTTTCAGAATTTCAGGCCCATTTTTCTGATTATATTCAGAATATCCGGCCTGTTTTTCTGAATAACAGTCAGTAAACCGCTACCGGACCTAAAAACAGTATTCAGCTTTTACATCTCATATTCTCTCCGGTATGATCACTGAGAATATCGGTAAACCACACAAATAGGAGGAATTAATCCACATTCCAAACCGGAGCGAAGCGGAGTTCACCGAAGGTAAATCCAAAATCCGAAATCCAAAATCCGAAATCCATGAACCCTCAGGCATTACTTAAGAAATACTTCGGTTACGATCATTTCCGCCTCAACCAGGAGGAAGTGATTATATCGGCATCAGCCCGCAAAGACACTCTGATAATTATGCCAACCGGAGGCGGGAAATCAGTTTGCTATCAGATTACGGCACTGATGAAAGAGGGGGTATATATCTTAGTCTATCCCCTGATCGCGCTGATGAAAGATCAGCTTGACGGAAGCCCCAACAACAAAACGCCCGGCAATAAATACCGGGCGTCCTTAAAATCGTACGCGGGAGGATTTTATCCCTTCAGTACTCCAAGTTCCTTACCAACTTTGGTAAAGGCTGCAATACATTTATCCAGATGCTCGCGCTTGTGGGCGGCTGAGATCTGAACGCGGATACGGGCCTGTCCTTTGGGCACAACCGGGTAGTAGAATCCGATCACGTAAATTCCTTCGTCCAATAATTTAGCGGCCATATCCTGGCTCAGTTTGGCATCGTAAAGCATCACGGCGCAAATGGCGCTGCGGGTTGGTTTGATGTCAAATCCCGCATCCACCATCCTCTTCACGAAATAAGCGGTATTCTCGTGCAAACGATCCTGCAGTTCATTGGTTTCGGCCATCATATCAAACATTTTGATACCGGCGGAAGCAACGGTGGGCGGGATGGAATTTGAAAAGAGGTAAGGACGTGAACGCTGACGCAGCATTTCGATGATTTCCTTTTTACCGGTGGTAAATCCGCCGATGGCGCCGCCAAAGGCCTTGCCCAGCGTACCGGTGATGATTTCAATCTTTCCGCGGATGTTGAAAAGCTCGGTTACCCCGCGACCGGTTTCGCCAACCACGCCGGCAGAGTGACATTCGTCAACCATCACCATGGCATCGTATTTCTGTGCCAGTTCGTGAATTTTGTCCATAGGGGCGACGTTTCCGTCCATAGAGAATACGCCGTCGGTAACGATCAGCCTGAAGCGCTGGGCCTGAGCAAGTTTCAGCTGCTCTTCCAGATCGGCCATATCGGCGTTGGCATAACGGTAGCGCTGTGCCTTGCAGAGCCGAACGCCGTCGATGATGGATGCGTGGTTCAGGGAATCAGAAATAATGGCATCCTCTTCACCGAGAAGGGGTTCAAACACACCACCGTTGGCATCGAAGCAGGCTGCATACAGAATGGTATCTTCCGTGCCGAAAAATTCGGCAATCTTGGCTTCCAGCCTTTTGTGAAGGTCCTGGGTGCCGCAGATAAAACGAACCGACGATAGTCCGTAACCGTGGGAATCGAGGGCTTCCTTGGCGGCGGCGATCAGCTTGGGATTGTTGGATAATCCGAGGTAGTTGTTTGCACAGAAGTTCAGCACTTCGGCGCCGCTGTTCACCTTGATTTCAGCTCCCTGGGGAGTGGTGATAACCCGTTCATTCTTGTAGAGTCCGGCTTCCCGGATGTCGGCCAGTTCTTTCTGCAGATGGGCCTGAAGACGATCGTACATAGTGTATTTTTTTAAAGTTACAGTTGATTGTTTTTGGAATAACAGTGGCGCAAAGATATCACTTTTGATTTTCAGGAAAAGGGATTTTGCAAATATTTAGCAGTGATTTTCAGCCTGTTTAAAAACAATGTGAATACCCTGAAATGCAACGATATGAAAACTGATCAAAGTTTTGTGATTCTGCAAATTATTGTACATTTGCCGCACTTATTGTTAACCGGTTAACAAACAAATAAACCTACTTAAACCCATGAAAAACATTTTAGTTATTGGCTCGGTGGGCCAGATCGGATCAGAACTCACCCTTGAACTTCGCAAAAGATATGGCAACGGCAATGTAGTTGCCGGATACCGCTCAACCTTACCCACCGGCGAACTGCTGGAATCGGGCCCCGCTGAGGTGGTTGACGCCACCAATGCCCAACAGATTGCTGATGTTGTTAAAAAGTATAAAATAGACACCATCTATAACCTGGCAGCCATTCTCTCGGCAGTGGGTGAAAGCAAACCCCAGGTTGCCTGGAATATCGGCATCGGCGGACTGATGAACTGCCTTGAGGTAGCCCGCGAATATGGCTGCGCCGTTTCAACCCCCAGCTCCATCGGCGCTTTCGGCGGTGGCACTCCCCTTGACAACACCCCACAGGATACCATCATGCGTCCGCAGACCATGTACGGCGTTTCAAAGGTTGCCGGTGAGCTGCTGAGCGATTACTATTTCAAACGTTTTGGCGTGGACACCCGTTCGGTCCGTTACCCGGGCATTATTTCAAACGTTACCCTGCCAGGCGGCGGCACCACCGATTACGCCGTTGAAATTTATTATGAGGCCATCAAACATAAAAAGTTCACCTGTCCGCTGGGCGCCGGCACCTTCCTCGATATGATGTACATGCCCGATGCCATCGAAGCCGCCATCGACCTGATGGAAGCCGATCCTTCAAAACTGAAGCACAGGAACTCCTTCAACGTGACCGCCATGAGCTTCGATCCGGAGATTATTGCCGCAGAAATTAAAAAGCATATTCCCGGTTTCGAAATGACCTACAATGTTGATCCCATGAAACAGGCCATCGCCAATTCGTGGCCCAACAGCATGGACGACAGTGCCGCCCGCCATGAGTGGGGCTGGAACCCGAAATGGAACCTCCGCGCCATGACCGAAGATATGCTGAAGGTGATCGGCGAGAAACATGCCAAAGGACTTATCTAAAATTTCTGATTTCGGATTTTTGATTTCGGATTGATAATTTCAACTTCTGATCTTTTACTTCTGACTTCCGATCCCAATTGCTTTCAGACCTAATTTCTATTGAGGTGACCTAACAAGTTTTCTTTTAACTTGTTAGGTCACCTTTTTTACTTTGATTTTTCGGATTTTCTATTTCTTCCCGTCAGCTATCGTGACCAATATCCATCGAGGTGAACTGACAAGTTTTCTATTTTAGTTGATCAGGTCTTTTTTTATCGACTCCGGGTTTTCAGATCCGCAGATAGCATCTGCAAACAGCGGAGGCTGTCATTTTTTTAATGTAATTTTGCAAACGCTGAGAAATCAGGCAATCCGAAATCCGAAATCACTTCATGCAAATCGCCGCCCTCGTATCCGGCGGAGTCGACAGCTCCGTAATGCTCCACCTGCTGAAAGAGCAGGGTTATGAGCCTGTGATCTTTTATATCCTTATCGGGATGAAGGACAAGGAAGGCTTTCTGGACTGCCCTTCGGAAGAGGATATTGAAATCACCACCTGGCTTTCGAAAAAATACGGGCTGCGCATGGAAGTGGTGACCCTGCAGGAAGAGTACTGGAACAGCGTGGTAGCCTATACGATTGATTCCGTAAAGAAAGGACTGACGCCCAACCCGGATGTGATGTGCAACCGCATGATCAAATTCGGCAGTTTCAACGATAAATACGGCAAAGACTTCGATGCGATTGCCACGGGGCATTACGCTTCAACCCAGTTCAGGGATGGCATCAAGTACCTGGCAACTGCAAAAGATAAGTTCAAGGACCAGACCGATTTCCTGGCCCAGATTACCTATGCGCAGCTGCAGAAACTGATGTTTCCGATTGGCGGGCTGCCTAAATCCGAGGTTCGCAGGATTGCCGCTGAAGCCCGGCTGCCCAGCGCCGGCCGCAAGGACAGTCAGGGCATTTGTTTCCTGGGAAAGGTGAACTACAACGATTTTATCCGGAAGTATGTGGGTGAAAAGGAAGGAAATATCGTGGAGCTGGAGACCGGGAAAATCCTGGGCAAACACAAAGGGTACTGGTTTCATACCATCGGACAGCGCAAGGGGCTGGGGCTAAGCCAAGGCCCCTGGTTTGTGGTGAAAAAGGATACGGAAGAAAACGTGGTTTACGTCTCGAACGGTTACGACCCCCTGACCCAGTACCGCAACAGCATTCAGCTTAAGGGATTCCATTTTATCTCGGGCAACCCCTGGCATGATTTGAGCCGGCCCGCGGATATTACCTTCAAGATCCGCCACACGCCCGAATTTAACAAGGGTAGACTGGTATTTACCGGAAGCGGGGCCGTTATAGAATCGGAAGTACCCGTTTCGGGGGTGGCCGCCGGACAGTTTGGCGTGGTTTACGATGCTGCGGGCGAACTCTGTTACGGCAGCGGGGAAATTGACTGGCAATAAACACAGCTGATTTTACATTTTTTTAACCCTGCGATAATTCAAGATTAATATCAATGTATTATTCTTGCAATCAAGTAAAAAAATATTGCAGGAAAAACATTACAAAACCATTGTTGTATCTGATGTGCACCTGGGAACAAAGAACTCCGGGGCAAGGCAACTGGTAAGATTTCTGAAAAAAAACAGCTGCGATACGCTCATCCTTAACGGAGACATTATTGATGGCTGGCGGCTGAAACGTTCAGGAAAATGGCAGAAAAAGCACAGCCGATTTTTCAGGCTGATTATCAACATTCTGGATCAAAAAAAAACAAGGATTATATATATCCGGGGGAATCATGATGATTTCCTGGATCAATTCATCCCTTTCACCTCCGGAAAATTCTCAATTGTGAAGGATTATATCCTCGAATCCGGCAACATGCGTTATTACGTTTGTCATGGTGACATTTTTGACCTGTTTACAAGCCGGCTGCGTTTTGTGGCAAAGCTTGGAGACACAGGCTATACTTTCCTCCTCTGGTTGAACCGCCGGATCAACAGATACCGGATCCACAAAGGCAAACCTTACTATTCCTTTTCTCAGGCTGTGAAACACAAAGTTAAAAGCGCAGTTTCATTTATCAGCAATTTCGAAAATGAAATGTGCAGGATAGCCCGCTATAATATGTGCCATGGAATCATCTGCGGGCACATCCACCAGCCTGCCAACAAAATGATTGACCATATCCATTATATGAACTCCGGGGACTGGGTTGAGAGTATGACTGCCCTGACAGAGGATTATCAAGGCAAGTGGGAAGTATATTATTATATTGAAAGTACGCCTGATTTAAGCAATGTAGTATTCCCTGAAAATTGAAACCCATTATATACTTTTTAAATCGAATATTTCTACATGGCCGAGAATCTCTCAAAAGAACATGATTATTCGCCCGGGGGTTTTCAACAACAACGGGCCTTCAAATCCATTCAAATACAAACATAATTAGCTGGCTATACAGCATTACAAAATAAAAAAATGCTGTGACTGGTAATTAATCCTTATATCAATGGATTAATTACAGGATATATCCCGAAATTTCTCTCCTAAGACTTCCAACCAACAGCAAAGTTATTTCAAAAAAATTGGATTTAAACAACAATGCTGAACCTCTCTGTTATTGGAATTTCATTCATAAATACAGGCCGCTTCTTTAGATCAAGTTTAAATAACAATCTGCTCTTGCCACAGGGCGATTGATTCGGTATTTTTGTTTTGCTGAAAGCGATACTCAACTGATTCACTACTATTCCGGGCTGCCAGGCATTACTTATATCACGCAAATCCATTAACCTAACAAAAATAACATTATGAAATTCTGTACAAGTTGTGGTAGTGAACTTCGCGAGGGCGTGAAATTCTGTCCCTCATGCGGCAAACCGATCCAGGCTGAGAGCCAGCCTCAATCCCCGGTCAACCAGCCCGTAACCCCGCCTCCCCCTCCGGTTTATCAGGCGCCTCAGCCGGCTTATGAAGAACCTGTTTACGGAACAACGAAACATACAAACCTTATTCAAAGGGTGATCAACATCATTATCAAGCCCAAAGAAGAATGGAGGGTAATTGCTTCGGAAAAGCCTGACACCACAAAGTTGCTGGTTGGTTACGCCCTGATCCTGGCTGCCATCCCGGCAATTGCTTCCTTTATCAAATTCGGGGTAATCGGGGTAACTTACTGGGGATATACCTCGCGCAGCATTGCCGGCGGCATTCAGTACGGACTTGTTCAGTTGCTCTCGGCCCTGATCGGCGTGTACATTCTTGCCTGGATCATTGATCTGCTTGCACCGTCCTTTGACTCAAAAAAAGATTTCGGAAGATCATTGCAACTGGCTGTATATTCCACAACGCCTCAATGGCTGGCCGGTATCCTTTTAATCCTGGGTACAAGTATGAGCATATTGGTACTGCTTATCGGACTATATGCCATTTACCTGCTGGCGGTTGGAATGCCGGTTCTTAAGGAGACCCCGAAAGAAAAAGTTGTGGGATATGTTGTTGTAACCATCATCGCCATGATTGTGCTGACATTTGTTGTCGCGCTGATTATCGGAGCTATTGTCGGCCTGTTCTTTGGCGCCAAAATGATGGGTATGTAACCCAGCTTAAAAAAGTTCATTAAACTGCCACACCATGAAATACTGCCCTCAGTGCGGAACCGGTTTTGAACCGGGCGCACGCTTCTGCAACGAATGCGGATTTGACAAACAGAGTCTTGAAACTGAAATAGCCGGAGCAGCATCCGCAGATCAATCTGATAAGCCCCGGCCGCAGCATCAGCAACTTTGTCCGAAATGCGCCGCTCCTTTGCCGGCTGAAGACCGGTTTTGCGCTGAGTGTGGCTTCGATAAACAGGCTGCGGCAGCAGCCGGAATAACGGCAACTGATTTCCCGGAAGAAACGCCACAGGAACCTGAAAAGCCGGCAAAAACATGCCCTGAATGTGCCGCCCTGCTTACCGATGAAGAACGGTTTTGTCCGCAATGCGGATTCGATACAGCAATGGCGGCGGCAGGTGGAGAAACGCCGGCGGATGCCGGATCTGCAGAGGTAA
It includes:
- a CDS encoding nucleoside recognition domain-containing protein, with amino-acid sequence MVLNYIWVAFFIIAFIVGLFRLIFMGDVSIFPEMMNSTFEMAKTGFEISLGLTGVMTLWMGLMKVGESGGIVNLMSKAVGPLFSRLFPEIPKGHPASGSIMMNIAANLLGLDNAATPLGLKAMTQLQELNKDKDTASNAMIMFLVLNASGLTLIPVSIMVYRAQLGAADPSDVFIPILLATFCSTLTGIVAVSAFQKINLFNRVILAYLGGFTLLIASIIWYFSTISQEQVTVISSVAGNLILFGIIFSFITLGLVKRINVYESFIEGAKEGFSISIRIIPYLVAILVAVGVFRTCGAMDFLVQGIGSGFAALGMNTDFVDALPTAFMKPLSGSGARGMMVDTMKQYGADSFAGRLSCVFQGAADTTFYIVAVYFGSVGIKKTRYAITAGLLADLAGVIAAIFVAYLFFH
- a CDS encoding Yip1 family protein, which gives rise to MKFCTSCGSELREGVKFCPSCGKPIQAESQPQSPVNQPVTPPPPPVYQAPQPAYEEPVYGTTKHTNLIQRVINIIIKPKEEWRVIASEKPDTTKLLVGYALILAAIPAIASFIKFGVIGVTYWGYTSRSIAGGIQYGLVQLLSALIGVYILAWIIDLLAPSFDSKKDFGRSLQLAVYSTTPQWLAGILLILGTSMSILVLLIGLYAIYLLAVGMPVLKETPKEKVVGYVVVTIIAMIVLTFVVALIIGAIVGLFFGAKMMGM
- a CDS encoding ExbD/TolR family protein, which gives rise to MARFKKEKSGDLPAISTASMPDIIFMLLFFFMVTTTMREVTLKVRNTMPEATEVQKLEKKALVSFIYIGPPYQSNLYGTESRIQLNDSFRTVADIAEFIYTEREARVEADRPLLTTSLKVDREVKMGVVTDVKQELRKVGAFKINYSTRKKAAKSQD
- a CDS encoding MBL fold metallo-hydrolase RNA specificity domain-containing protein; translated protein: MKLQFLGAAREVTGSRHLITTEAGKKILLDCGVYQGKGLETDAMNRDLGVDPAEVDHIILSHAHIDHSGLIPYMYRHGFRGSVVCTNATRDLCSIMLPDSGHIQENDNYYFNKKRARQGLKPVEPLYTLDDARKCMELFIGVPYNRKFNIDNDIRVKFTNTGHMLGSGVISIEIRDKGDFVRIAYTGDIGRPENRILRPPDAFPQCDYLITEATYGDRLHPARQDAEAELLRVVTETCADKKGKLIIPSFAIGRTQELVYTLNNYFNEGKLPRVKIYVDSPLAVNATDIFRLHTDTLNRDVQEVMENDPDPFGFSSLQYIKSADDSKKLNTLNEPCVIISASGMMEAGRIKHHLANNLSNPKNTVLAVGYCSPSTLGARILRGDPEVSIFGVIHQVRAKIERIEAFSGHGDYQEMISYLGCQSKEKIKKTFLVHGDADATTAYRSHLHDAGFDKVEIPVLKQVYNL
- the mnmA gene encoding tRNA 2-thiouridine(34) synthase MnmA, whose product is MQIAALVSGGVDSSVMLHLLKEQGYEPVIFYILIGMKDKEGFLDCPSEEDIEITTWLSKKYGLRMEVVTLQEEYWNSVVAYTIDSVKKGLTPNPDVMCNRMIKFGSFNDKYGKDFDAIATGHYASTQFRDGIKYLATAKDKFKDQTDFLAQITYAQLQKLMFPIGGLPKSEVRRIAAEARLPSAGRKDSQGICFLGKVNYNDFIRKYVGEKEGNIVELETGKILGKHKGYWFHTIGQRKGLGLSQGPWFVVKKDTEENVVYVSNGYDPLTQYRNSIQLKGFHFISGNPWHDLSRPADITFKIRHTPEFNKGRLVFTGSGAVIESEVPVSGVAAGQFGVVYDAAGELCYGSGEIDWQ
- the kbl gene encoding glycine C-acetyltransferase is translated as MYDRLQAHLQKELADIREAGLYKNERVITTPQGAEIKVNSGAEVLNFCANNYLGLSNNPKLIAAAKEALDSHGYGLSSVRFICGTQDLHKRLEAKIAEFFGTEDTILYAACFDANGGVFEPLLGEEDAIISDSLNHASIIDGVRLCKAQRYRYANADMADLEEQLKLAQAQRFRLIVTDGVFSMDGNVAPMDKIHELAQKYDAMVMVDECHSAGVVGETGRGVTELFNIRGKIEIITGTLGKAFGGAIGGFTTGKKEIIEMLRQRSRPYLFSNSIPPTVASAGIKMFDMMAETNELQDRLHENTAYFVKRMVDAGFDIKPTRSAICAVMLYDAKLSQDMAAKLLDEGIYVIGFYYPVVPKGQARIRVQISAAHKREHLDKCIAAFTKVGKELGVLKG
- a CDS encoding DEAD/DEAH box helicase — encoded protein: MNPQALLKKYFGYDHFRLNQEEVIISASARKDTLIIMPTGGGKSVCYQITALMKEGVYILVYPLIALMKDQLDGSPNNKTPGNKYRASLKSYAGGFYPFSTPSSLPTLVKAAIHLSRCSRLWAAEI
- a CDS encoding NAD-dependent epimerase/dehydratase family protein translates to MKNILVIGSVGQIGSELTLELRKRYGNGNVVAGYRSTLPTGELLESGPAEVVDATNAQQIADVVKKYKIDTIYNLAAILSAVGESKPQVAWNIGIGGLMNCLEVAREYGCAVSTPSSIGAFGGGTPLDNTPQDTIMRPQTMYGVSKVAGELLSDYYFKRFGVDTRSVRYPGIISNVTLPGGGTTDYAVEIYYEAIKHKKFTCPLGAGTFLDMMYMPDAIEAAIDLMEADPSKLKHRNSFNVTAMSFDPEIIAAEIKKHIPGFEMTYNVDPMKQAIANSWPNSMDDSAARHEWGWNPKWNLRAMTEDMLKVIGEKHAKGLI
- a CDS encoding UDP-2,3-diacylglucosamine diphosphatase, with translation MQSSKKILQEKHYKTIVVSDVHLGTKNSGARQLVRFLKKNSCDTLILNGDIIDGWRLKRSGKWQKKHSRFFRLIINILDQKKTRIIYIRGNHDDFLDQFIPFTSGKFSIVKDYILESGNMRYYVCHGDIFDLFTSRLRFVAKLGDTGYTFLLWLNRRINRYRIHKGKPYYSFSQAVKHKVKSAVSFISNFENEMCRIARYNMCHGIICGHIHQPANKMIDHIHYMNSGDWVESMTALTEDYQGKWEVYYYIESTPDLSNVVFPEN
- a CDS encoding ExbD/TolR family protein gives rise to the protein MARKVPEINAGSMADISFLLLIFFLVTTTMDVDSGIVRRLPPPPDPTAETPDVKERNVFNVLVNKSDRLFVESRWGDISTLRAEAKEFLANPGNREDLPEKKLETIPFLGEYPVSKGIISLKNDRGTSYDMYIQVQNELTAAVNELRDELSRQKFGVKFSELSQEYTDAIQKAIPMSISEAEPEDIGGTK